Proteins from one Procambarus clarkii isolate CNS0578487 chromosome 8, FALCON_Pclarkii_2.0, whole genome shotgun sequence genomic window:
- the LOC138359464 gene encoding nestin-like, with amino-acid sequence MKILENLMKTLENLMKTLENLMKTLESPMKTLENPMKTLENPMKTLESTMKNLENPMKTLENLMKILENLMKTLENLMKTLENLMKILENLMKTLENLMKTLESPMKTLESPMKTLENPMKTLENPMKTLESTMKTLENPMKTPENLTKTLKNLMKALKNPMKTLESPMKTLENLMKTLENPMKTLENPMKTLESPMKTLENPMKTLENPMKTLESTMKTLENPMKTLENPMKTLENPMKTLENPMKTPGKSNEDPREQNEDPREPNEDPGKPNDDP; translated from the coding sequence ATGAAGATCCTGGAAAACCTAATGAAGACTCTAGAGAACCTAATGAAGACCCTAGAGAACCTAATGAAGACCCTAGAGAGCCCAATGAAGACCCTTGAGAACCCAATGAAGACCCTAGAAAACCCAATGAAGACCCTAGAGAGCACAATGAAGAATCTTGAGAACCCAATGAAGACCCTAGAGAACCTAATGAAGATCCTGGAGAACCTAATGAAGACTCTAGAGAACCTAATGAAGACCCTAGAGAACCTAATGAAGATCCTGGAGAACCTAATGAAGACTCTAGAGAACCTAATGAAGACCCTAGAGAGCCCAATGAAGACCCTAGAGAGCCCAATGAAGACCCTTGAGAACCCAATGAAGACCCTAGAAAACCCAATGAAGACCCTAGAGAGCACAATGAAGACCCTTGAGAACCCAATGAAGACCCCTGAGAACCTAACAAAGACCCTAAAGAACCTAATGAAGGCCCTAAAGAACCCAATGAAGACCCTAGAGAGCCCAATGAAGACCCTAGAGAACCTAATGAAGACCCTAGAGAACCCAATGAAGACCCTAGAAAACCCAATGAAGACCCTAGAGAGCCCAATGAAGACCCTTGAGAACCCAATGAAGACCCTAGAAAACCCAATGAAGACCCTAGAGAGCACAATGAAGACCCTTGAGAACCCAATGAAGACCCTAGAGAACCCAATGAAGACCCTAGAGAACCCAATGAAGACCCTAGAGAACCCAATGAAGACCCCTGGAAAATCCAATGAAGACCCCAGAGAACAGAATGAAGACCCTAGAGAACCCAATGAAGATCCTGGAAAACCCAATGATGACCCCTAG